One stretch of Ooceraea biroi isolate clonal line C1 chromosome 4, Obir_v5.4, whole genome shotgun sequence DNA includes these proteins:
- the LOC105283651 gene encoding uncharacterized protein LOC105283651 encodes MRTRLGMGAFLENPMFFFMDEVEPILPTFRSPADYNDFGRIVELADVGCDTEATFPVHFPFRGASDRRRGGAENAALTRRTAKWRNERPRNLVRTPAALNKGKASECDRKRVWDLTESTPETSFDRPQSRNGNYLARQMRRDERNYDDAYFADVDYDTYATEDSYDDFELPTNDSTEYTGDCYAKFVKLQNMIRHSRKGRDVRCDYSRDLKSPPSRGTRTCCEQNGPPRWFANNDERNFREARDTDARSRRSPSSERRKRINVTPRMDKNFYRKSEFEKLRGMKNYQEKDALFPDASNSTEISQNGFWEFVPFENEANSEELMFSDIADSEREGKLGETRKRNSRDNLSPEIEDAKRRTLKKNAEMEKSKIVPPNLSNVSSPRVRSARTSTDDRLSNVYSAEKDLINARSHLPVEEKKTVSLTSAERKEESANSISARTNTSHQYRDRFVNKSSNKSSETNRPMKKSKRIANSKSNERTFIANKEHNANPHSKNLENNNTDRINVSRSTAEEITENKRTLTLKMTGTSWTEVEKEKKFSSKLPIRTWKRLRTKEPAAAMSPESNITNEDENQELQKPDIEIMHRNNHSVIPENEENHEEIVKDHASKDHSNIKRSDQLRFRTKLLNAGKPELTSTNIRKIKGSKAAEMREQRNKKLNIR; translated from the exons ATGCGCACGCGATTAGGCATGGGTGCATTCCTCGAGAATCCAATGTTCTTCTTCATGGACGAGGTGGAACCGATCCTGCCGACATTCCGGTCACCTGCTGATTACAATGACTTTGGCAGGATCGTGGAACTGGCGGACGTTGGCTGCGATACGGAGGCCACGTTTCCGGTACACTTTCCATTCCGCGGCGCGTCCGATCGGCGACGCGGAGGAGCTGAGAACGCTGCTTTGACCCGTAGGACCGCCAAGTGGCGCAATGAAAGACCGAGAAACCTCGTTCGCACCCCCGCAGCCCTAAACAAGGGTAAAGCGAGCGAGTGCGATCGAAAGCGTGTTTGGGATTTGACAGAATCGACGCCCGAAACATCTTTCGATCGACCGCAGAGCAGGAATGGAAATTATCTCGCACGACAAATGCGGCGGGACGAGCGCAACTACGATGACGCGTACTTTGCTGATGTGGATTACGATACGTATGCTACGGAGGATAGCTACGACGACTTTGAGCTTCCAACGAACGATTCCACGGAATATACGGGCGACTGCTACGCCAAGTTCGTCAAACTCCAGAATATGATCAGGCATTCACGAAAGGGACGAGATGTGCGATGTGACTATTCAAGGGATCTCAAGTCTCCACCCTCACGGGGTACTCGCACATGTTGTGAGCAGAATGGTCCTCCGCGATGGTTCGCCAACAACGACGAGAGAAATTTCCGTGAAGCACGCGATACCGATGCTCGATCGAGACGATCACCCTCGAGCGAGCGTAGGAAACGTATAAATGTTACCCCGAGAATGGACAAGAACTTCTACCGCAAATCTG AATTCGAAAAGCTTCGCGGCATGAAGAATTATCAGGAAAAAGACGCTCTTTTCCCTGATGCCTCCAATTCTACCGAAATTTCGCAAAATGGTTTTTGGGAATTTGTTCCATTCGAAAACGAGGCAAATAGCGAAGAATTAATGTTCTCAGATATTGCTGATTCAGAAAGGGAAGGGAAGCTCGGAGAAACGCGAAAGAGAAACAGCCGAGACAATTTATCGCCAGAAATTGAAGACGCGAAACGGCGAACTTTGAAAAAGAACGCGGAGATGGAGAAGTCCAAGATTGTCCCGCCAAATTTGTCTAACGTGAGTTCTCCTCGCGTTCGATCGGCAAGAACGTCCACCGACGACCGATTATCGAATGTATACTCCGCTGAGAAAG aTTTGATCAATGCGAGATCACACTTGCCTGtagaggaaaaaaagactgTTTCCCTGACATCAGctgagaggaaggaagagagtgCAAATTCGATTTCTGCTCGAACAAATACCAGTCATCAATATCGCGATCGATTCGTCAATAAATCTTCCAATAAATCTAGTGAAACAAATCGACCGATGAAAAAGTCTAAACGTATCGCAAACTCAAAGAGCAATGAACGAACGTTCATAGCGAATAAAGAACACAATGCTAATCCACATTCGAAAAATCTTGAGAACAATAATACTGATCGAATCAATGTTTCGCGATCTACGGCCGAAGAAATAACTGAAAATAAGAGAACTCTTACCTTGAAGATGACGGGGACTTCATGGACGGaagtagaaaaagagaagaaattctCATCAAAATTACCCATAAGAACATGGAAACGTCTAAGAACAAAAGAACCTGCCGCTGCTATGAGTCCTGAAAGCAATATTACAAATGAGGATGAAAATCAAGAACTTCAAAAACCAGATATCGAGATTATGCATCGAAACAATCACTCAGTAATTCCAGAAAATGAGGAAAATCACGAGGAAATTGTGAAAGATCATGCATCGAAGGATCACAGCAATATCAAACGCAGCGATCAGCTGCGTTTCAGGACGAAATTGCTCAACGCTGGTAAACCAGAGTTGACTTCCACCAACATAAGGAAGATCAAAGGCTCAAAGGCAGCGGAAATGCGCGAACAGCGCAATAAGAAACTCAACATCCGGTAA
- the LOC105283561 gene encoding probable tyrosyl-DNA phosphodiesterase isoform X1, translated as MSSIAKKPCPYMEKCYRKNPIHFSDMSHPHLEKLLANRLDDAIEIPAVLHFTCNDRAQLLDQLKVLQMVLRKERDKNVGNSLSMPSNSSSQSPTTSDTKNDLKEKAEKHNKMMEQRRQDKLGQMDAEAEALFTAKEEGESSKRKRNQELSTSDASVTKKIKQLSIEKGNYSQGSQWSASASQSSSTSAERDASYAATGTSIMDMYQACDSEKSRRDVRQKAIQMMRRSGYVVSVAEPGEFAVKYALSAPYHLFFTRVERSKETYGQQFSITFPEILDRSLGEIVNSLHLNFMVDAGWLCLQYLLAGQRTDMMILYADRVDEEKLSRNITMIHVEMPSRYGCHHTKIMILQYKDDGIRVVVSTANLYSDDWENRTQGLWISPHLPLLPESANSTDGESPTGFKKDLERYLSKYRHPALTQWVWAVRKADFSAVNVFLIASVPGTHKDVEADFWGHRRLAYVLSRHATLPPDAPQWPIVAQSSSIGSLGPNYDSWLSKEIIPSMSRETTKGLKSQPNFQFIYPSIENYKQSFDCRNLSCCLPYSAQVHSKQEWIESYLYQWRATRTGRDRAMPHIKSYTRISPDLKSIPWFVLTSANLSKAAWGVQRNNHYVMSYEAGVVFIPKFITGATTFPIQDEDDPAVPVFPISYDLPLSRYGSSDKPFVSEFLRTRL; from the exons ATGAGTTCTATAG CGAAGAAACCCTGTCCTTATATGGAGAAATGTTACCGGAAAAATCCGATTCACTTCAGCGATATGTCACATCCTCATT TGGAGAAATTACTGGCAAATCGACTCGACGATGCAATAGAAATACCAGCGGTTCTTCACTTTACGTGTAATGATCGCGCACAATTATTGGATCAATTAAAAGTATTGCAGATGGTGCttaggaaagaaagagataagaATGTAGGCAATTCCTTGTCCATGCCTAGTAATTCATCCTCTCAATCTCCCACTACATCAGATACTAAAAACGATCTGAAGGAAAAAGCCGAGAAACACAACAAAATGATGGAACAGCGGAGGCAGGATAAGCTTGGACAGATGGATGCAGAAGCAGAGGCACTTTTCACAGCCAAGGAGGAAGGTGAAAGTTCAAAAAGG AAAAGGAATCAGGAACTATCTACATCTGACGCCTCTGTAACGAAGAAAATCAAACAACTGAGCATAGAGAAGGGTAATTATTCTCAGGGAAGTCAGTGGAGTGCCAGTGCTTCTCAGAGCAGTTCTACGAGCGCCGAACGAGACGCGAGTTACGCTGCAACGGGAACGTCCATCATGGACATGTATCAAGCTTGCGACTCTGAGAAGTCCAGGAGGGACGTCAGACAGAAAGCTATTCAGATGATGAGACGTTCCGGATACGTGGTGTCTGTCGCGGAACCAGGAGAATTTGCAGTGAAATATGCTCTTTCAGCACCCTACCATCTGTTCTTCACGAGAGTGGAGAGATCGAAGGAGACTTACGGTCAACAGTTCTCCATAACTTTTCCTGAGATCCTTGACAGAAGTCTCGGCGAGATTGTCAACAGTCTTCACTTGAACTTCATGGTGGACGCCGGGTGGCTGTGCCTGCAGTACTTGTTGGCTGGCCAACGCACCGACATGATGATTCTGTATGCTGATAGAGTGGACGAGGAGAAATTAAGCCGCAACATCACCATGATACACGTGGAAATGCCAAGTAGATACGGATGCCATCATACCAAGATCATGATCTTGCAATACAAAGATGATGGAATCAGAGTGGTTGTCTCCACTGCCAATTTGTACTCCGATGACTGGGAGAATAGAACGCAAGG ACTGTGGATCTCGCCTCACCTACCTCTGCTACCAGAGTCCGCGAATTCCACCGACGGGGAGTCACCGACCGGCTTCAAGAAGGATCTCGAGCGATATCTCAGCAAATACAGACATCCGGCTTTAACGCAGTGGGTATGGGCGGTGCGAAAAGCGGACTTCTCTGCTGTGAATGTATTCCTAATCGCGTCCGTACCTGGAACCCATAAAGATGTTGAGGCCGATTTTTGGGGTCATAGAAGATTGGCGTACGTCCTATCGCGCCACGCCACTTTGCCACCGGACGCTCCTCAGTGGCCCATAGTCGCACAAAGTTCCAGCATAGGAAGCCTTGGTCCCAACTATGACAGTTGGTTGTCGAAAGAGATAATTCCGTCCATGTCGAGGGAGACGACTAAGGGCTTAAAGAGCCAGCCCAACTTCCAATTTATTTACCCGTCGATAGAGAATTACAAGCAGAGCTTCGATTGCCGCAATCTGTCTTGTTGCTTGCCCTACAGTGCTCAAGTGCACTCGAAACAGGAATGGATAGAATCCTATTTATA CCAGTGGAGAGCCACGCGGACGGGACGAGACCGTGCGATGCCTCATATTAAGTCGTACACAAGAATTTCGCCTGATTTGAAGAGCATACCGTGGTTCGTCCTCACCAGTGCTAATCTGAGCAAAGCCGCGTGGGGAGTTCAACGAAACAACCATTACGTAATGAGCTACGAAGCCGGCGTCGTATTCATACCGAAGTTCATC ACCGGGGCAACGACATTTCCTATTCAAGACGAAGATGATCCAGCTGTTCCGGTATTTCCCATTTCATATGATCTGCCATTGAGCCGATACGGTTCGAGTGATAAACCTTTCGTCAGTGAATTTCTTAGAACTAGATTGTAA
- the LOC105283561 gene encoding probable tyrosyl-DNA phosphodiesterase isoform X2, whose product MQKQRHFSQPRRKVKVQKGNQELSTSDASVTKKIKQLSIEKGNYSQGSQWSASASQSSSTSAERDASYAATGTSIMDMYQACDSEKSRRDVRQKAIQMMRRSGYVVSVAEPGEFAVKYALSAPYHLFFTRVERSKETYGQQFSITFPEILDRSLGEIVNSLHLNFMVDAGWLCLQYLLAGQRTDMMILYADRVDEEKLSRNITMIHVEMPSRYGCHHTKIMILQYKDDGIRVVVSTANLYSDDWENRTQGLWISPHLPLLPESANSTDGESPTGFKKDLERYLSKYRHPALTQWVWAVRKADFSAVNVFLIASVPGTHKDVEADFWGHRRLAYVLSRHATLPPDAPQWPIVAQSSSIGSLGPNYDSWLSKEIIPSMSRETTKGLKSQPNFQFIYPSIENYKQSFDCRNLSCCLPYSAQVHSKQEWIESYLYQWRATRTGRDRAMPHIKSYTRISPDLKSIPWFVLTSANLSKAAWGVQRNNHYVMSYEAGVVFIPKFITGATTFPIQDEDDPAVPVFPISYDLPLSRYGSSDKPFVSEFLRTRL is encoded by the exons ATGCAGAAGCAGAGGCACTTTTCACAGCCAAGGAGGAAGGTGAAAGTTCAAAAAGG GAATCAGGAACTATCTACATCTGACGCCTCTGTAACGAAGAAAATCAAACAACTGAGCATAGAGAAGGGTAATTATTCTCAGGGAAGTCAGTGGAGTGCCAGTGCTTCTCAGAGCAGTTCTACGAGCGCCGAACGAGACGCGAGTTACGCTGCAACGGGAACGTCCATCATGGACATGTATCAAGCTTGCGACTCTGAGAAGTCCAGGAGGGACGTCAGACAGAAAGCTATTCAGATGATGAGACGTTCCGGATACGTGGTGTCTGTCGCGGAACCAGGAGAATTTGCAGTGAAATATGCTCTTTCAGCACCCTACCATCTGTTCTTCACGAGAGTGGAGAGATCGAAGGAGACTTACGGTCAACAGTTCTCCATAACTTTTCCTGAGATCCTTGACAGAAGTCTCGGCGAGATTGTCAACAGTCTTCACTTGAACTTCATGGTGGACGCCGGGTGGCTGTGCCTGCAGTACTTGTTGGCTGGCCAACGCACCGACATGATGATTCTGTATGCTGATAGAGTGGACGAGGAGAAATTAAGCCGCAACATCACCATGATACACGTGGAAATGCCAAGTAGATACGGATGCCATCATACCAAGATCATGATCTTGCAATACAAAGATGATGGAATCAGAGTGGTTGTCTCCACTGCCAATTTGTACTCCGATGACTGGGAGAATAGAACGCAAGG ACTGTGGATCTCGCCTCACCTACCTCTGCTACCAGAGTCCGCGAATTCCACCGACGGGGAGTCACCGACCGGCTTCAAGAAGGATCTCGAGCGATATCTCAGCAAATACAGACATCCGGCTTTAACGCAGTGGGTATGGGCGGTGCGAAAAGCGGACTTCTCTGCTGTGAATGTATTCCTAATCGCGTCCGTACCTGGAACCCATAAAGATGTTGAGGCCGATTTTTGGGGTCATAGAAGATTGGCGTACGTCCTATCGCGCCACGCCACTTTGCCACCGGACGCTCCTCAGTGGCCCATAGTCGCACAAAGTTCCAGCATAGGAAGCCTTGGTCCCAACTATGACAGTTGGTTGTCGAAAGAGATAATTCCGTCCATGTCGAGGGAGACGACTAAGGGCTTAAAGAGCCAGCCCAACTTCCAATTTATTTACCCGTCGATAGAGAATTACAAGCAGAGCTTCGATTGCCGCAATCTGTCTTGTTGCTTGCCCTACAGTGCTCAAGTGCACTCGAAACAGGAATGGATAGAATCCTATTTATA CCAGTGGAGAGCCACGCGGACGGGACGAGACCGTGCGATGCCTCATATTAAGTCGTACACAAGAATTTCGCCTGATTTGAAGAGCATACCGTGGTTCGTCCTCACCAGTGCTAATCTGAGCAAAGCCGCGTGGGGAGTTCAACGAAACAACCATTACGTAATGAGCTACGAAGCCGGCGTCGTATTCATACCGAAGTTCATC ACCGGGGCAACGACATTTCCTATTCAAGACGAAGATGATCCAGCTGTTCCGGTATTTCCCATTTCATATGATCTGCCATTGAGCCGATACGGTTCGAGTGATAAACCTTTCGTCAGTGAATTTCTTAGAACTAGATTGTAA